TGGAAGGGATCCGGTCCGTCACAGTCCAGGAGATCTGTCTAGCGTTGACTTATTCATAGCGGCCTTCCTTCCGTTCCTCCCAGCACGTAGTCGGCTACATTTCTCCGAGTGTCTGTTCCAACTGGCGAATCCCTTAATTGGGCCTGGGTGGAAATGGATCCTTGCCCAATTCGCCATCTGGAGCTCGTGAGGCGCGCTCTGCTGTCCCAATCACATCCAGATCTCTGCGCACACCCTGCCTCTTTGCACCGAGTAAACACGCCTAATTATTCCCCTGGATCCCTGCGTTAACTTAAGTACTGGCCGGCCGGAACTTGCCCCCTCTCACTTTGCAAACACCACTGCTCCATCGCCATGCACGTTACACGGACAACCTGCATTGCAGGCTTGGCTTTACGCCTCAACCTCGTATTGGCCACCCAGTCCACTCAACCGTTTGAGGGCCAGACCTTGACCGGCCACTCTGATCTGCTGCCCGTTTATGACTACGTAATTGTGGGCGGGGGTGTTTCAGGGCTTACTGTGGCAAACCGTCTCTCGGAGGATCAAAGTATGATACTGGAGTCATTTACAAAGAGATGACCTTATATTTAGTCGTTTCACATGTGCATATGCTGATCTTTAATGTAGCATTAAGCATTCTTGTTATTGAGGCGGGGGAATTGTATGTATCCCTGACTGGCATCACTGTCCAGACTAACAAGACCCGGCAGTGACCAGAATGAAGACTTTATCGTCGTCCCTGCACTTGCAGGCGGTGCCGTTGGTACCAAATATGACTGGAACTCGACCTATTCGCCGAATCCAGACACCGCAAATCGTGCGATTCCTATTCCCCAGGGAAAGGCAGTCGGCGGCTCCAGTCTGCTCAACCGTATGGTCTTTGATCGTGGATCCAGTGCGGACTATGATCGCTGGGAGATCTTAGGAAATcatggctggggctgggtCGATCTCCTACCGTACTTCAAGAAGGTGATGCAATGCCTTGCCGACTGAGAGTTCCTGCTAACGGCGTGATTCATGCAGAGTGAAACCTTCACGCCCCCGACTCCTGATATCGTCGGCGAATGGGGCGTCACGTATGATGCGTCGGTGCATGGGGAGTCAGGAAATGTCCAAGCGAGCTATTCGCCGTGGATCTGGCCCAGCACCAGTGGGTCCCAATTGCTGTGCTTTGACCACGTTCTGACCAGGACTTAGAGCACTTCATCAGCGCCCTTACGGAGTCTGGAATTCACATCCCCAACGATGGAGCCAGTGGTGACGCCGTGGGTGGATTCTTCAGCCCTCATAACCAGGAccctgccactgccacccGGTCCGATGCTCGCAGGGCCTACTGGGATCCAGCATCGACAAGGCCCGGTCTGCATTTAATCACCGGCCATATGGCGACTCGTCTTGTCAGCCAAGAGTCAGCTGATGGGCCGATCATCACGGCGGTTGAAGTATGTTTGTGGCCAATTTATAGGGTTTGATTAACCTGACATGAAGCCACCAGATCGCCGCCTCGTCCTGTGCACCACGGACCACAGTCAACGTCCGGAAGGAAGCGATCCTCGCAGCCGGGGCTATCCACACTCCTCAGATCCTTCAGCTCTCTGGAATTGGCGATCCGGCCCTCCTCGCCGGACTGAACATCCCCACGGTGGCCAATGTCTCAGGGGTCGGCCGCAATTTCCAGGACCATGCCTACATCCCTGTTGTCTTCTCGTGTAGGTCCTCGAACCCGTCCCTGACTGAATGTCACTAACTGCTGCAGTTGACTTTCCACTGGTAGCCGCAAACCTAAGTACAAACGCCACCTTCGCCGAGAAGTCCCGCTCTATATACAATGACCGCAAGACAGGGCCTTACGCGGACGCCACAGCGGACTTCCTCGCCTTTCTCCCGGCGACAAATATCACAGACCAAGTCGAGACCATCTACCAGAACGCTCAAGGTCAAGACCCAAATAGTTACCTCGAGACCGATACACCAGCCAGCGTGCAAACCGGCTACACAGACCAGCACAAGCTCCTAACCGAGGGTATCGCCGCCTTAAATGAAGCCCAGATCGAAATCATCTTTACGGATGGCACCTTCGTCATCGGCCTCCAGCACCCCTTCTCACGGGGAAGCGTGCGTCTGGCATCAACAGACCCATTCGCCCCACCACTCGCAGACCCGGCGTACCTGCGTAATCCCATCGACGTACAGCTTCTCATTGCCGCGGTCAAATACGCCAAATCACTAGCTACTACAGCCCCGTCCCTGTCCGTGTTTAACCCCGTCGAACAGATCCCCGGTCCGGCCGTTGTCTCGGACGCAGATATAGAGGCTTATATCCGCGGTGGTGTGGCGCCTCTTTTCCATCCGTCTGGGTCTTGCTCTGTAGGGAAGTATGAGACTGGGGGTGTGGTCGATACGGAGTTTCGGGTTCATGGGGTAAGGGGTTTGAGGGTTGTGGATGCGAGTGTCTTTCCGGTGTTGCCTGCGACGCATATCCAGAGTTCGGTTTATGCGGTTGCTGAGATGGTgagtctctctctctctctggTTGTTCCATCTGGGTGTCGCCTTTTGCAATGGATATAGATTATGGATGCTAATGTGGTCTAGGCTGCCGATGCTATCAAGTCTTCGTAGGCTTTGCCGTTGGATGTCCTTGACTTACTGCGGATATCCTAGACGTTATTGCTTTATCATAGTATACAATAGACTTTGTATATCTCGGTCTCTTGTAGTTCAATGGTTAATGCCTTAATGCCTCAGGGCAGGTGGCAACACATGACGTCATTACACATGTTGCATCTGCAGGTTACattctataatctatatagatacaTTCGAAAAACAATCAATCTGAGTCAATCAACAAATAGAACGAAGACCTACAGCATCTGACTTTCGTAGACAGCACCATGCCGTGAGGCGGAAGTTGGGGCTGGTTCGTAGACCGAATTAATTCCTCGGTAGAACCGAATCTCAACCGGAGAAATCTCAGGAGTCACCAAGACACAACCACAACCGCCACCACGACACAgttctccctcttctcctttttctctgCGGCATCAACATGCAAGGACTGTCATCTCTCCCCCCGGAAATCATCCTCCACGTTACTGATTTCCTGGACTACGAATACGAAATCAATGCCCTTTCCCGTGCGAATCGCCACTTCCATCGGCTGTTAACTGCCGAGCTGTACAAAGCCACCGTCCACAGGGCCAATGCCGCGCAAGGATCCCGGAATTCGAATGCCCTTCTCTGGGTGGCTGTCCGCGGTGTAGAACAGACATTTCCGAAGCTTCTCGCGGCTGGTTCGCGGCTGGACTctgtgctgctgccggtCGCTGCGGCTTATGGACAGGACGCGATCGTTAAGCTGCTGTGCGAACATCGACATGGGGCTGACGCTGAGGTTGATCTTAATCAGTATCTTGACTGGAGAGACAGGCTTGACCTACTGGGAGCGGTAGAGCGTGAAATCATCGGGACGCCTTTGACGCTTGCGGCTCAGTATGGACATGAATCTGTTATTCAACCACTATTAAGCTACGGGGCGGATATAGACTCGAGGGGCCTCGAGGGCCGGACGGCATTAGCGGTTGCTGCAGAGTCTGgatttctttctatttgcaaAGTCCTGCTGAGCCACGGGGCtgatgttgaggctgttgGTTATAATCACGCTACGCCGCTTCATCTGGCTTCCCGAGCCGGGCATACGGAGATAGTCAGGGCTTTACTTGAGAAACACGCAGATGTGGATCACCAGGACCGCTTTCGGCATTCAACCCTCGCGGTGGCTGCAGCGGGTGGGTGTGTAGAAACAGTCCAGTGCCTGCTTGATTATGAGGCGCTGCCGAACATGCAAATGCTGATGGCGTGTGCGAGATATCAACG
This genomic interval from Aspergillus puulaauensis MK2 DNA, chromosome 7, nearly complete sequence contains the following:
- a CDS encoding GMC family oxidoreductase (CAZy:AA3;~COG:E;~EggNog:ENOG410PFGF;~InterPro:IPR012132,IPR036188,IPR000172,IPR007867;~PFAM:PF05199,PF00732;~SECRETED:SignalP(1-21);~go_function: GO:0016614 - oxidoreductase activity, acting on CH-OH group of donors [Evidence IEA];~go_function: GO:0050660 - flavin adenine dinucleotide binding [Evidence IEA];~go_process: GO:0055114 - oxidation-reduction process [Evidence IEA]), which codes for MHVTRTTCIAGLALRLNLVLATQSTQPFEGQTLTGHSDLLPVYDYVIVGGGVSGLTVANRLSEDQTLSILVIEAGEFDQNEDFIVVPALAGGAVGTKYDWNSTYSPNPDTANRAIPIPQGKAVGGSSLLNRMVFDRGSSADYDRWEILGNHGWGWVDLLPYFKKSETFTPPTPDIVGEWGVTYDASVHGESGNVQASYSPWIWPSTKHFISALTESGIHIPNDGASGDAVGGFFSPHNQDPATATRSDARRAYWDPASTRPGLHLITGHMATRLVSQESADGPIITAVEIAASSCAPRTTVNVRKEAILAAGAIHTPQILQLSGIGDPALLAGLNIPTVANVSGVGRNFQDHAYIPVVFSFDFPLVAANLSTNATFAEKSRSIYNDRKTGPYADATADFLAFLPATNITDQVETIYQNAQGQDPNSYLETDTPASVQTGYTDQHKLLTEGIAALNEAQIEIIFTDGTFVIGLQHPFSRGSVRLASTDPFAPPLADPAYLRNPIDVQLLIAAVKYAKSLATTAPSLSVFNPVEQIPGPAVVSDADIEAYIRGGVAPLFHPSGSCSVGKYETGGVVDTEFRVHGVRGLRVVDASVFPVLPATHIQSSVYAVAEMAADAIKSS